One genomic window of Desulfovibrio gilichinskyi includes the following:
- a CDS encoding TetR/AcrR family transcriptional regulator: MKDRQTTKDRILDAAEEIMLEKSFHSVGLKQILTVAKVPKGSFYHYFESKEKFGTEMIKHYMDQACENKRQMLICKDNESDPLKRLFIYLDGSIDYIQSTAGTFPCLALKLASEVSDLSEYMRKELAQGFEDWISIFCEVLEEAVAANQLPANFNCASEAQLIHDLMSGAIQRAVINRSVEPVRNAVEHTKSSISSMMIE, from the coding sequence GTGAAAGATAGACAAACAACAAAAGATCGCATTTTAGATGCCGCTGAAGAAATCATGCTGGAAAAGAGTTTTCACTCCGTCGGCCTGAAGCAGATACTTACTGTCGCAAAAGTTCCGAAAGGTTCGTTTTACCATTACTTTGAGTCCAAAGAGAAGTTTGGTACTGAGATGATCAAGCATTACATGGATCAGGCATGTGAAAATAAGCGTCAAATGCTTATATGTAAAGATAATGAGTCAGACCCACTAAAGCGACTCTTTATATATCTGGATGGAAGCATTGATTACATTCAGTCCACTGCGGGTACATTCCCCTGCCTTGCGTTAAAGCTGGCCTCTGAAGTGTCTGATCTCAGTGAATATATGCGAAAGGAACTTGCCCAAGGTTTTGAAGACTGGATCAGTATTTTCTGCGAGGTCCTCGAGGAGGCTGTCGCAGCAAACCAGCTCCCTGCAAACTTTAACTGTGCGTCGGAAGCCCAGCTTATACATGACCTTATGTCCGGCGCCATACAGCGGGCGGTTATAAATCGCAGTGTAGAACCTGTGCGTAACGCAGTAGAACACACAAAATCAAGTATCAGCAGCATGATGATAGAGTAG
- a CDS encoding putative quinol monooxygenase codes for MIQNTINHEAATSPGPNRGHKTEQLEVRPGCVLSGVDNTPGRKAYYINLEAKPGKGDKVEQFLRDILAGVEQEPDTGPWFSLRFSDTTFGIFEAFPDNAGRNAHNIGPGGRNFLRVVELDEMLAYPAHVYRLDIMFGKFDTMFGKKITSKEP; via the coding sequence ATGATCCAAAATACGATAAACCATGAAGCCGCAACATCACCCGGTCCCAATCGCGGTCACAAAACCGAGCAACTTGAGGTCCGCCCAGGCTGTGTTCTGAGTGGCGTAGACAACACACCGGGGCGTAAAGCCTACTATATCAATCTTGAAGCCAAGCCCGGAAAGGGCGACAAAGTAGAACAATTCCTCCGGGACATTTTAGCCGGCGTCGAGCAAGAACCAGACACCGGTCCATGGTTTAGCCTCCGGTTCTCCGACACAACTTTTGGAATATTTGAAGCTTTTCCCGACAATGCAGGACGAAACGCTCATAACATCGGTCCGGGTGGCCGTAACTTCCTCAGGGTCGTAGAACTAGATGAGATGCTTGCCTATCCCGCACACGTCTATCGGCTCGATATCATGTTCGGAAAATTCGATACCATGTTTGGAAAAAAAATTACTTCAAAAGAACCATGA
- a CDS encoding TetR/AcrR family transcriptional regulator, giving the protein MDFVNTSFNMEVSSNSREKILAAARRVAQAHGYSGLNFRDLAKDVGIKAASIYYYFPSKEDLGAAVAKRYWEDLAAVLESLLGESSDPFLALRQYHDMFRKALENDNRICLCSFMAAEYDDLPESVKKEVQTFADVNVAWLSKVLSAAAVVSSQESEQRARAIFAALAGAQLIARSRSDISLYDDIIDSYGVAGLLPVSNHTLVR; this is encoded by the coding sequence ATGGACTTTGTCAACACCAGTTTTAACATGGAAGTGAGTTCAAACTCTCGGGAGAAGATATTGGCAGCTGCCAGAAGGGTAGCGCAGGCACACGGCTACAGCGGATTGAACTTTCGTGATCTCGCGAAAGATGTAGGCATTAAAGCCGCGAGCATCTACTATTACTTCCCAAGCAAGGAAGATCTCGGCGCAGCGGTAGCTAAGCGCTATTGGGAGGACTTAGCGGCCGTTCTGGAGTCGCTGCTGGGCGAATCCTCGGACCCGTTCCTCGCCCTGCGCCAATATCACGATATGTTTCGCAAGGCGCTTGAGAATGATAATCGCATATGTCTCTGCAGCTTTATGGCTGCCGAATATGACGACCTGCCAGAGTCGGTGAAAAAAGAGGTCCAGACCTTTGCCGATGTCAATGTGGCGTGGCTGAGCAAGGTTCTATCCGCTGCGGCCGTGGTCAGCTCCCAGGAGAGTGAACAGCGGGCTCGCGCTATCTTCGCTGCCCTCGCAGGCGCACAGCTCATTGCTAGGAGCCGCTCAGATATTTCACTCTATGACGATATAATCGATAGCTACGGTGTAGCTGGTCTTTTACCGGTAAGCAACCACACTTTGGTTCGCTGA
- a CDS encoding tRNA dihydrouridine synthase produces MNKSIPPHFPKLADQLNTPITIGGKTISNRLWLAPMAGLTHSAFRQVLAHYGSCGLAFTEMCSAKAVPTENPKISPVFRWHKWELPSLVCQLAGSTPDELVIAAERVEREGFFGVDINMGCSARGMIKREAGAALLKTPEKAVAVVKAVRKAVSIPVFVKFRTGWSKEIGPAVDLAKELEAAGADCLVFHPRVSPDKRTRPPIIDHIRFIKEAVSIPVFGNGNVTTQHHCHDMLATTGCDGVSVGRMAIARPWLFAQWTAGYMPDDTIFQDYVLRLATALEQEFDPIRGLKRFRMFIPYFAANFQFGHSLLATFSTAKTMDDVRRLAKEHIRPDMDLNQSPNMNLYNL; encoded by the coding sequence ATGAACAAATCCATCCCTCCACATTTTCCCAAGCTGGCGGACCAACTCAACACCCCCATTACTATTGGCGGAAAAACCATCTCCAATCGCCTGTGGCTAGCCCCCATGGCTGGATTGACCCACAGTGCCTTTCGTCAGGTTCTGGCCCACTACGGCTCCTGCGGCTTGGCCTTTACGGAAATGTGCAGTGCCAAGGCTGTGCCAACAGAGAACCCCAAGATATCCCCAGTATTCCGGTGGCATAAGTGGGAACTCCCCAGCTTGGTATGCCAATTGGCAGGCTCTACGCCAGACGAGTTGGTGATTGCAGCAGAGCGCGTGGAACGAGAGGGATTCTTTGGCGTTGACATCAACATGGGTTGCTCCGCACGGGGAATGATCAAACGCGAGGCAGGGGCGGCCCTGCTCAAGACCCCTGAGAAAGCCGTAGCTGTGGTGAAAGCAGTACGAAAGGCTGTGTCCATTCCTGTTTTTGTCAAATTCCGCACCGGCTGGTCCAAGGAGATCGGACCGGCAGTGGATCTGGCCAAAGAACTTGAGGCAGCAGGAGCCGATTGCCTAGTTTTCCACCCGCGCGTGTCCCCGGACAAGCGCACCCGTCCCCCAATCATTGACCACATCCGCTTCATCAAGGAAGCGGTTTCCATTCCCGTCTTTGGTAACGGCAATGTGACAACCCAGCATCACTGTCATGATATGCTAGCCACGACAGGCTGCGATGGAGTGTCTGTAGGACGTATGGCTATAGCCCGGCCTTGGCTCTTTGCCCAATGGACAGCAGGTTACATGCCGGACGACACTATTTTTCAGGACTACGTCCTGCGTCTGGCCACAGCCTTGGAACAGGAGTTTGATCCTATCCGAGGACTCAAACGATTTAGGATGTTCATACCCTATTTTGCCGCCAATTTCCAATTTGGTCACAGCCTGCTGGCTACCTTTTCCACGGCAAAGACCATGGATGATGTCCGCCGGTTGGCCAAAGAACACATCAGGCCGGACATGGACTTGAACCAGTCTCCCAACATGAATTTGTACAATCTTTGA
- a CDS encoding sigma 54-interacting transcriptional regulator, giving the protein MIQQVMNCVSYAIVVVDTNCIVTNMNNVAMDFLKRHDRAAVIGIDSKFILPIATPFIKQGLASEDFKNGTGRIVKKGAELFFEITPLIVAGVLKGAVISLQKPSRFEELAVELSSFQEMAITLQAIFDSSSDGIWVTSGDGIVTNINKASENLNGVKAGKVLGKRIDVIVKQGFVDVSVSKEVLEKKRQVSMLQNITKTGRQLLCTGTPVFDKKGTLSMVVVNERDVTELLDLREHLKTAREITEKARKEITSLNMLELGKGAFIAESKSIRRLLGSALKLSQLEVSGILLLGESGTGKSLMAKLLHQQSPRASGPFLAINCAAVPEQLFEAELFGYEKGAFTGARETGKAGLMALADGGTFFLDEVGEMPPSVQAKLLKCIDEKEFTPLGGSTPKKINCVIIAATNKDLEEQVTKKQFRKDLFYRLNVFTLTMPPLRERVEDIFALATAFLKKYNERYGKFKTFSPKSLRTLQNYSFPGNIRELDSLIKKGVAVAEEQLLDNYLEQSLNGAEGGEVSFERGASLQEALDKVERDILIEAKKTCGTTREMAEYLNTSQPSVVRKLKKHGLNHSK; this is encoded by the coding sequence ATGATCCAGCAAGTAATGAATTGTGTTAGCTATGCTATTGTAGTTGTTGATACAAATTGTATTGTAACTAATATGAATAACGTGGCCATGGATTTTCTTAAGCGGCATGACAGGGCTGCCGTCATCGGCATTGATTCAAAGTTTATACTTCCGATTGCAACTCCTTTTATAAAACAGGGTTTAGCTTCAGAGGATTTTAAAAATGGGACTGGCAGAATTGTAAAAAAAGGAGCCGAGCTTTTTTTTGAAATAACCCCTCTGATCGTGGCCGGCGTGCTTAAAGGAGCTGTCATCAGTCTTCAGAAGCCATCCCGTTTCGAAGAACTGGCGGTTGAACTCAGCTCTTTTCAAGAAATGGCAATTACCCTGCAAGCTATTTTTGACTCATCAAGTGACGGTATATGGGTTACCAGCGGCGACGGCATAGTTACCAATATAAATAAAGCTTCGGAAAACCTTAACGGAGTGAAGGCCGGTAAAGTCCTTGGAAAGAGAATTGATGTGATCGTCAAGCAGGGTTTTGTTGATGTATCTGTCTCCAAGGAGGTTTTGGAAAAAAAACGTCAGGTCAGTATGCTTCAAAACATAACTAAAACAGGGCGGCAACTGCTTTGTACCGGTACTCCGGTTTTTGATAAGAAAGGTACTCTTTCCATGGTTGTTGTGAACGAAAGAGATGTGACTGAATTGCTTGATCTTCGGGAACATTTGAAGACTGCCAGAGAAATTACCGAAAAAGCCCGTAAGGAAATCACCAGTCTCAATATGCTGGAACTCGGAAAAGGAGCTTTCATCGCTGAAAGTAAATCCATACGCCGTTTGCTTGGTAGTGCTCTCAAATTGTCCCAGTTGGAGGTGTCGGGTATTTTGTTGCTTGGAGAATCCGGTACAGGCAAATCGCTAATGGCAAAACTTCTGCATCAGCAGAGTCCTAGAGCGTCAGGGCCTTTTTTGGCAATCAACTGTGCGGCGGTTCCCGAACAGCTCTTTGAAGCGGAACTTTTCGGTTATGAAAAAGGAGCTTTCACGGGAGCAAGGGAGACAGGCAAAGCCGGACTAATGGCTCTTGCTGACGGCGGAACTTTTTTTCTTGATGAAGTTGGCGAAATGCCCCCCTCGGTTCAGGCTAAACTGCTTAAGTGTATCGATGAAAAAGAATTTACTCCGCTAGGCGGCTCAACTCCCAAAAAAATTAATTGTGTCATAATCGCTGCTACCAATAAAGATCTGGAAGAGCAGGTGACTAAAAAGCAGTTCCGTAAAGATCTTTTTTACCGATTAAATGTATTTACCCTGACCATGCCTCCCCTGCGCGAAAGAGTAGAAGATATTTTCGCGCTGGCAACCGCGTTTCTAAAAAAATACAATGAAAGGTACGGTAAATTTAAAACCTTCTCTCCTAAGAGTTTAAGAACTCTACAAAATTATTCATTTCCCGGTAATATTCGTGAGCTGGACAGTCTTATCAAAAAAGGTGTTGCAGTGGCTGAAGAGCAGTTACTGGATAACTATCTTGAGCAAAGTCTTAATGGTGCTGAGGGTGGCGAAGTTAGCTTTGAACGCGGAGCATCCCTTCAGGAAGCGCTTGATAAAGTTGAACGCGATATTCTTATTGAAGCTAAGAAGACATGCGGAACCACACGTGAAATGGCTGAATATCTAAATACAAGTCAGCCTTCAGTTGTGCGAAAGCTGAAAAAGCATGGACTTAACCACTCTAAGTGA
- the gabT gene encoding 4-aminobutyrate--2-oxoglutarate transaminase, protein MSKTEKLLERRNKAVALGVGNLGPIFADHASNSTITDVDGEEYIDFVGGIGVNNVGHCNEKVVAAITAQAEKLVHSCFHIAMYEPYVALAEKLIEMTPGNFEKKAVLLNSGAEAVENAVKIARLASGKSGIVVYEGGFHGRTLLTMSMTSKVKPYKLGFGPYAPEIYRIPYPYCYRCPYGKEYPSCDVYCAEQFKKWFIGNAAPENIAALVAEPIAGEGGFLVPPPEYFPRIKEICADNGIYFVADEIQSGGGRTGKMCAMEHWGVEADLVTMAKSIGGGMPISAVVGKKEIMDAVHPGGLGGTYGGNPVSCAAALASIESLEDGGILEKGQVLGDKLKKTFLAWQDKYSIIGEVRGLGAMIALEIVADRESKTPDAVVTKKIVADVVKKKLLLLSCGNFGNVLRVLVPLSVDEETLNKGLSILEEAIAEYS, encoded by the coding sequence ATGAGTAAGACAGAAAAGCTCTTGGAAAGAAGAAACAAGGCAGTCGCTCTGGGAGTCGGCAACTTGGGTCCGATTTTCGCAGATCATGCCTCAAATTCCACCATTACAGATGTGGACGGGGAAGAGTACATTGATTTTGTTGGCGGAATCGGAGTCAACAATGTCGGCCATTGTAATGAAAAGGTTGTCGCCGCAATCACGGCGCAGGCTGAAAAACTGGTCCATTCCTGTTTTCACATTGCCATGTATGAGCCATATGTCGCTCTGGCGGAAAAGCTTATCGAAATGACTCCAGGAAACTTTGAAAAGAAGGCTGTCCTTCTTAACAGTGGGGCCGAAGCTGTTGAGAATGCAGTTAAAATTGCAAGACTTGCCAGTGGTAAAAGTGGAATTGTCGTTTATGAAGGCGGCTTCCACGGTAGAACATTACTCACCATGAGTATGACCAGCAAGGTTAAACCATACAAATTGGGTTTTGGTCCTTACGCACCTGAAATTTACAGAATTCCTTATCCTTATTGTTACCGCTGTCCTTACGGTAAAGAATATCCTTCCTGCGATGTATATTGCGCTGAGCAGTTCAAAAAATGGTTTATCGGCAATGCCGCTCCTGAAAACATTGCGGCACTGGTGGCCGAACCTATCGCAGGTGAAGGCGGATTCCTTGTTCCTCCTCCAGAATATTTCCCCAGAATAAAAGAGATATGTGCTGACAACGGCATTTATTTCGTTGCCGATGAAATTCAGAGCGGTGGCGGCCGTACAGGTAAGATGTGCGCCATGGAGCACTGGGGAGTCGAAGCTGACCTCGTCACTATGGCTAAGAGTATCGGCGGCGGAATGCCTATCTCTGCTGTTGTCGGTAAAAAAGAAATTATGGACGCCGTGCATCCCGGCGGACTCGGCGGAACTTACGGCGGAAACCCCGTGTCATGTGCTGCCGCCTTAGCATCTATTGAATCCCTCGAAGATGGCGGTATCCTTGAAAAAGGACAGGTGCTTGGTGATAAACTTAAAAAAACCTTCCTTGCATGGCAGGACAAGTATTCAATCATAGGTGAAGTGCGCGGACTTGGTGCAATGATCGCTCTTGAAATAGTGGCTGATCGTGAAAGCAAAACTCCTGATGCAGTTGTGACCAAAAAGATTGTCGCTGATGTTGTTAAAAAGAAATTACTCCTTCTCTCCTGCGGAAACTTCGGCAATGTACTTAGAGTACTGGTCCCTCTTTCTGTAGACGAGGAAACTTTGAATAAAGGTCTTTCCATTCTTGAAGAGGCAATTGCAGAATATAGTTAA
- a CDS encoding ABC transporter substrate-binding protein — protein MKIFKSLVGTGLLCALVLGFSSFALATETVKVGNILPLSGPSAAVGQQGKQAREMAVEEINAAGGIKALGGAKLEMFYADSKSDPNVGVTAAERLINTEKVNVLSGCWNSGVTYPSTAVAERYGIPFIVPVSVRDTITERGFKNVFRIAAKDSWWARDQFAFLKDISKEFGTELKTIAMVYENGDWGTGLAAQWKKLIEKSGYKVVLDEPYPSSATDLTPVVNKIRRARPDVLLLVSNAADAVLLTNTMADYRVRPKVILGTGGGHADPTFLSGTKDNAQYIFDIVEWETDVNKPGVKEVNAKYKAEYGNNLTGEAVDAYVSMYVLADALERAGSASPDKLRAALAATNLKTGPAAIVSYDSIEFDKTGQNMHASPVVVQINDLGKGLERITIWPKSARRAGYTPVFPIPKK, from the coding sequence ATGAAAATTTTTAAATCGCTTGTGGGTACGGGACTTCTCTGTGCCTTAGTGCTTGGTTTCAGTTCATTTGCTTTGGCCACCGAGACGGTCAAAGTAGGTAACATCCTTCCTCTTTCCGGTCCATCTGCGGCAGTAGGTCAGCAGGGTAAACAGGCCAGAGAGATGGCTGTTGAAGAGATCAATGCTGCCGGGGGTATTAAAGCTCTCGGAGGTGCAAAGCTGGAAATGTTTTATGCAGATTCCAAAAGTGACCCGAATGTAGGTGTTACCGCGGCAGAAAGATTAATCAATACTGAAAAAGTCAACGTTCTCAGCGGTTGCTGGAACTCAGGTGTAACTTATCCTTCCACTGCTGTTGCTGAACGTTACGGCATTCCTTTCATCGTTCCTGTTTCAGTAAGAGATACCATCACTGAACGCGGATTCAAAAATGTTTTCCGTATTGCCGCTAAAGATTCATGGTGGGCAAGAGATCAGTTCGCGTTCCTTAAAGATATCTCCAAGGAATTCGGAACTGAACTTAAAACTATCGCAATGGTTTATGAAAACGGCGACTGGGGAACCGGTCTTGCCGCTCAGTGGAAAAAGCTTATCGAAAAGAGCGGATACAAAGTCGTTCTTGATGAACCATATCCTTCCAGCGCAACTGACCTTACTCCTGTTGTTAACAAGATCCGCCGTGCAAGACCTGATGTTCTTCTGCTCGTTTCCAACGCAGCAGACGCTGTTTTGCTGACCAACACTATGGCTGATTACAGAGTCCGTCCAAAAGTAATCCTCGGAACAGGCGGCGGCCATGCTGATCCTACCTTCCTTAGCGGAACCAAAGATAATGCGCAGTACATCTTTGATATCGTCGAATGGGAAACTGACGTTAATAAGCCCGGTGTTAAGGAAGTTAACGCTAAGTACAAAGCTGAATACGGCAACAACTTAACCGGTGAAGCTGTAGATGCTTACGTATCAATGTATGTTCTTGCCGATGCACTTGAAAGAGCCGGTTCCGCTTCCCCAGATAAATTGCGCGCTGCTTTAGCTGCAACAAATCTTAAAACAGGTCCTGCGGCAATTGTTTCTTACGATTCTATCGAATTCGATAAAACCGGGCAGAACATGCATGCCTCTCCTGTTGTTGTGCAGATCAATGATCTGGGCAAAGGACTTGAGCGCATCACGATCTGGCCTAAGTCTGCACGTCGCGCAGGCTATACTCCTGTGTTCCCGATTCCTAAAAAATAA
- a CDS encoding branched-chain amino acid ABC transporter permease has translation MDFSYLIQDIISGILMGSIYGLIALGLTLVFGVLKVINFAHGSFLMVGMYAAYWAVSITGLHPYVALVIVVPVMFFFGYYLQNFLIKPIFVAEKDVREPTTVIIVTTGIWYILDNITLLFFGPAYRALTPNPLKGKMMEFGDIFISIPKFYGFLIAIGTALLLYLFLQKTRTGRAIRATSLDRDAASLMGINQWKIFNVAFGIGTAVAGISGVVLTTFYNVYPTVGVPFDVKSFVIVVLGGLGSIPGAIIGGIIIGLIESIGPTFMTSTWTEAIVYVLFLLVLFVKPSGLFGQKYDW, from the coding sequence ATGGATTTCTCATATCTCATACAGGACATCATCAGCGGAATTCTCATGGGCTCTATCTACGGCCTTATTGCGCTGGGTCTGACTCTGGTTTTCGGGGTGTTGAAGGTTATCAACTTCGCCCACGGGTCGTTTCTGATGGTGGGCATGTACGCCGCATATTGGGCCGTTTCAATTACGGGTCTTCATCCTTACGTCGCTCTTGTAATCGTTGTTCCGGTAATGTTTTTCTTCGGGTATTATCTGCAGAATTTTCTCATCAAGCCTATCTTTGTGGCTGAAAAGGACGTCAGGGAACCTACTACCGTAATTATTGTCACCACCGGAATCTGGTATATCCTTGATAACATCACCCTGCTTTTTTTCGGCCCGGCCTACAGAGCGTTAACTCCGAACCCGCTTAAGGGAAAGATGATGGAGTTCGGTGATATTTTTATTTCTATTCCGAAATTTTACGGCTTTCTGATCGCCATCGGCACCGCTTTATTGCTTTACCTCTTTTTACAGAAAACCCGCACCGGGAGAGCCATCAGAGCAACCAGTCTTGACCGTGACGCCGCCTCACTCATGGGCATCAATCAATGGAAAATTTTTAATGTCGCTTTCGGGATAGGTACAGCCGTAGCCGGAATCTCAGGAGTAGTGCTTACCACGTTTTATAATGTTTACCCTACAGTCGGTGTTCCGTTTGATGTAAAATCTTTTGTAATTGTTGTTCTTGGAGGGCTTGGATCAATTCCGGGGGCAATTATCGGCGGTATTATCATAGGGCTGATTGAATCCATCGGGCCGACATTTATGACATCTACCTGGACAGAAGCCATTGTTTACGTGTTGTTTCTGCTGGTTCTCTTTGTAAAACCATCTGGCCTGTTCGGTCAGAAATACGATTGGTAG
- a CDS encoding branched-chain amino acid ABC transporter permease codes for MTEKFIKKCCLAACVLFAFGMPLVVHSPTYLHISIMLLLFAYMTTSWNLVGGFAGVLPLGHAVFVGIGAYTSTILWLQYSISPWIGMLVGGVLSAIVGFLIGKPTLKMRGAYFALSTMAFVEGVRVVVENLPYIGPFKLNGPRGLNIPPIEAGHNDFFAFQFAGKEPYYYIILTMLVGVLAFTWYISRSKLGYYLIAGGEEPEAAEALGVNVARCKVWAMVMSAFLTSLAGTFMAQLTLFIYPKSVLTLDLSFELAFIALIGGRGSIAGPVIGALLLRPVSEFSRIYLSDSLPGMHLILYGVILIVVMLLQPSGLTDPLTKKFNAIVKFIAKKTNKKKDFNDEYA; via the coding sequence ATGACTGAAAAATTTATTAAAAAATGTTGTTTGGCTGCATGCGTCCTTTTCGCTTTCGGAATGCCGCTTGTGGTTCATAGCCCTACTTATCTCCATATTTCAATAATGCTACTTCTTTTTGCCTACATGACCACTTCATGGAATCTTGTTGGCGGATTTGCAGGAGTGCTGCCTCTCGGGCACGCGGTCTTCGTTGGTATAGGTGCTTATACATCCACAATACTATGGTTGCAGTATTCCATATCCCCTTGGATAGGTATGCTTGTAGGCGGAGTACTTTCTGCAATAGTCGGTTTCCTGATCGGCAAACCTACTCTCAAAATGCGCGGTGCATACTTTGCCCTTTCCACAATGGCTTTTGTGGAAGGCGTAAGAGTTGTGGTCGAGAATCTTCCATACATCGGACCTTTTAAACTTAACGGTCCCAGAGGGCTTAATATTCCGCCTATTGAAGCTGGGCATAATGACTTTTTCGCATTTCAGTTCGCAGGCAAAGAACCTTATTACTATATTATTCTAACCATGCTTGTCGGGGTTTTGGCTTTTACTTGGTATATTTCTCGCTCGAAGCTCGGTTATTATCTCATTGCTGGCGGTGAGGAACCTGAAGCCGCAGAGGCACTTGGAGTCAATGTTGCCAGATGTAAAGTCTGGGCGATGGTCATGAGTGCCTTTCTTACCTCACTTGCGGGAACCTTTATGGCGCAGCTTACTTTGTTCATTTATCCCAAGTCTGTGCTCACGCTTGATCTTTCATTCGAGCTTGCATTCATTGCGCTTATCGGAGGCCGCGGTTCGATTGCAGGACCGGTAATCGGAGCATTGCTTCTTCGTCCGGTAAGTGAATTCAGCCGCATCTATTTAAGTGACTCATTACCTGGAATGCATCTGATTCTTTATGGTGTAATTCTTATCGTAGTTATGTTGCTACAGCCTAGCGGACTGACAGATCCACTTACAAAGAAGTTTAATGCCATAGTCAAATTTATTGCCAAAAAAACAAACAAAAAAAAGGACTTCAACGATGAGTATGCTTAA
- a CDS encoding ABC transporter ATP-binding protein, producing MSMLKFEEVTMKFGGLTAVNSLNLEIEKGQILGLIGPNGAGKSTAFNCASGVYTPSTGKVFFDGEDITGYKPWDLCRKGLARTFQIVKPFATKTVLYNTTVAAFANTNSRDEAESIALDVLKSMHLDHRKDDISGSLTIADRKRLEIAKAMATKPKLLLLDEVMAGLRPTEVDEMIDVFREIRENGITIFVIEHIMRAIMALSDELVVIHFGTKISEGKPEEVAQDENVIKAYLGGDYVAA from the coding sequence ATGAGTATGCTTAAATTCGAAGAAGTAACCATGAAATTTGGTGGACTGACCGCAGTAAATTCTCTGAATCTTGAAATTGAAAAAGGGCAGATACTTGGACTTATCGGGCCGAATGGAGCCGGAAAATCAACCGCCTTCAACTGTGCCTCCGGTGTTTATACTCCAAGTACAGGCAAAGTTTTTTTTGATGGTGAGGATATTACCGGATACAAGCCTTGGGACTTATGCCGCAAGGGACTGGCTCGCACATTTCAGATTGTTAAGCCGTTTGCCACTAAAACCGTTCTTTACAATACTACTGTTGCAGCGTTTGCAAATACTAACAGTCGTGATGAAGCAGAGTCTATAGCTCTTGATGTTCTTAAGAGTATGCATCTTGATCATCGTAAGGATGACATTTCCGGTTCTTTGACCATTGCTGACCGTAAGCGTCTTGAGATTGCAAAGGCTATGGCAACTAAACCTAAGCTTCTGCTTCTTGATGAAGTTATGGCTGGACTTAGACCTACCGAAGTTGATGAAATGATCGATGTGTTCAGGGAAATCCGCGAAAACGGGATCACCATCTTTGTAATTGAACACATCATGCGCGCAATTATGGCCCTATCTGATGAGCTTGTTGTAATTCATTTCGGTACCAAAATATCGGAAGGTAAGCCTGAAGAAGTCGCTCAGGATGAGAATGTAATTAAAGCGTACCTCGGGGGTGACTATGTCGCTGCTTAA
- a CDS encoding ABC transporter ATP-binding protein: MSLLNINKIDVSYGDVQVIYDLSLHVNEGEVVSIIGGNGAGKSTLLRTISGLLNPSGGEIKFASDNIQGSTPEKIVDAGLIHIPEGRRLFSLMSVYDNLIVGAYSKRAKDHVEKSLATVYEMFPRLEERKDQLAMTLSGGEQQMVAIGRGIMACPKLMMLDEPSLGLAPILINEIFANVRAIADKGTTVLLVEQDVQHSLSLSDRGYVLEHGRVSMEGSAKDLLNNPHIKTAYLGI; encoded by the coding sequence ATGTCGCTGCTTAATATAAATAAGATAGATGTGAGCTACGGTGACGTTCAGGTCATCTATGATCTTTCTTTGCATGTTAATGAAGGCGAGGTTGTTTCTATTATCGGTGGTAACGGAGCGGGGAAGTCTACCTTGCTGCGGACCATTTCCGGATTGCTCAACCCGTCGGGCGGTGAAATTAAATTTGCATCGGATAATATTCAGGGCAGTACTCCTGAGAAGATAGTCGATGCCGGATTGATCCATATACCGGAAGGGCGTAGATTGTTTTCGCTGATGTCGGTTTACGATAACCTTATCGTCGGGGCATACAGCAAAAGAGCTAAGGATCACGTGGAAAAATCACTTGCAACCGTTTATGAAATGTTTCCGCGTCTTGAGGAACGTAAAGACCAGCTTGCTATGACTCTTTCCGGTGGTGAGCAGCAAATGGTTGCAATCGGCAGAGGGATTATGGCTTGTCCCAAGCTTATGATGCTTGATGAACCCTCACTCGGTTTGGCTCCGATATTGATCAACGAGATTTTTGCCAATGTTCGTGCTATTGCTGATAAGGGAACAACTGTACTGCTGGTTGAGCAGGATGTTCAGCATTCACTTTCTCTTTCTGACAGAGGCTATGTTCTGGAGCATGGACGGGTATCGATGGAAGGAAGTGCCAAGGATCTTCTTAATAATCCTCACATCAAGACCGCCTATTTGGGAATTTAA